The Halobellus sp. MBLA0158 genome has a window encoding:
- the pyrI gene encoding aspartate carbamoyltransferase regulatory subunit yields the protein MNDTDDSDRELRVSKIRNGTVIDHLAAGQALNVLALLGIDGSGGESVSVGMNVPSDKLAKKDIVKVEDRELSQSEVDVLSVISPEATINIIREYDVIEKKRIERPEAVTGVLSCPNRNCITNADEPVETRFVVLSDGLRCDYCGEIVREDEIATHLDVS from the coding sequence ATGAACGACACCGACGACAGCGACCGCGAGCTCCGCGTCTCGAAGATCCGCAACGGGACGGTGATCGACCACCTCGCGGCCGGGCAGGCGCTGAACGTCCTCGCGCTCCTCGGAATCGACGGCTCCGGCGGCGAGAGCGTCTCGGTCGGGATGAACGTCCCCTCGGACAAGCTCGCGAAGAAGGACATCGTGAAGGTCGAAGACCGCGAGCTGAGCCAGTCGGAGGTCGACGTTCTCTCTGTCATCTCGCCGGAGGCGACGATCAACATCATCCGCGAGTACGACGTCATAGAGAAGAAGCGCATCGAGCGCCCCGAGGCCGTCACGGGCGTGCTCTCGTGTCCGAACCGGAACTGCATCACGAACGCCGACGAGCCCGTCGAGACGCGCTTTGTCGTCCTCTCGGACGGCCTGCGGTGTGACTACTGCGGCGAGATCGTCCGCGAGGACGAGATCGCGACCCACCTCGACGTGTCCTGA
- the pyrB gene encoding aspartate carbamoyltransferase, which produces MRQDHLISATQLSRADIEAVLDRAAEIDADVGAWQGRRDGTVLGLCFFEPSTRTRMSFDTAMKRLGGRTIDMGSVESSSVKKGETLADTVRVIEGYADALVLRHPSEGAAKMATEFVDVPLVNAGDGAGQHPTQTLLDLYTMRENAGLDDVTVGIMGDLKYGRTVHSLAAALTNFDVRQHFVSPESLQLPRSVRYDLHESGAQVREHTDLDEVLSDLDVLYVTRIQRERFPDENEYRKVAGEYQIDTDDLDAAKDSLTVMHPLPRVDEIAPEVDETDHAKYFEQAHNGVPVRMALLDMLLENAEGGSQ; this is translated from the coding sequence ATGCGTCAGGACCACCTCATCTCCGCGACCCAGCTGTCGCGGGCCGACATCGAGGCGGTGCTCGACCGCGCGGCGGAGATCGACGCCGACGTCGGCGCCTGGCAGGGACGGCGCGACGGCACGGTCCTCGGGCTCTGCTTCTTCGAGCCCAGCACCCGCACGCGGATGAGTTTCGACACGGCGATGAAGCGACTCGGGGGGCGGACGATCGATATGGGCTCGGTCGAGTCCTCGTCGGTGAAGAAGGGCGAGACGCTCGCGGACACCGTCCGCGTCATCGAGGGGTACGCCGACGCGCTCGTGCTCCGACACCCCTCCGAGGGCGCGGCCAAGATGGCCACGGAGTTCGTCGACGTGCCGCTCGTCAACGCCGGCGACGGCGCGGGCCAGCACCCGACCCAGACCCTCCTCGACCTCTACACGATGCGGGAGAACGCCGGCCTCGACGACGTCACCGTGGGAATCATGGGCGACCTGAAGTACGGCCGGACGGTCCACTCGCTGGCCGCCGCGCTGACGAACTTCGACGTGCGCCAGCACTTCGTCAGCCCCGAAAGCCTCCAGCTCCCCCGGAGCGTCCGGTACGACCTCCACGAGTCGGGCGCGCAGGTGCGGGAACACACCGACCTCGACGAGGTGCTCTCGGACCTGGACGTCCTCTACGTCACGCGGATCCAGCGCGAGCGCTTCCCCGACGAGAACGAGTACCGAAAAGTCGCCGGCGAGTACCAGATCGACACCGACGACCTCGACGCCGCGAAGGACTCGCTGACGGTGATGCACCCGCTGCCGCGCGTCGACGAGATCGCGCCCGAGGTCGACGAGACCGATCACGCGAAGTACTTCGAGCAGGCCCACAACGGCGTCCCCGTCCGGATGGCGCTGCTGGATATGCTGCTCGAAAACGCCGAGGGAGGGAGCCAATGA
- a CDS encoding Glu/Leu/Phe/Val family dehydrogenase, with amino-acid sequence MSEANPFESLQEQVDDAAAYLDVDEDVIGRLKHPERVLELTLSVELDDGTLEQFRAFRSQFNGDRGPYKGGIRYHPNVTRDEVKALSGWMAYKCAVVDIPYGGGKGGIVVDPREYSTNELERLTRSYATELRPFVGPERDIPAPDVNTGQREMNWFKDTYETLERTTAPGVITGKAKSSGGSAGRIEATGRSVMLAAREVFDYLGTDIEGATVAVQGFGNAGSVAATLIDDLGASVVAVSDSSGAIYDPDGLDPRAVKSHKAETGSVSDYGDAEAKTNEELLTLDVDLLVPAALENAIDGDLARDVRADVIVEAANGPLTPDADDVLTERDVHVVPDILANAGGVTVSYFEWVQNRQRFPWTEARVNDELESVITSAFDELVDAFESHDVPNLRTAAYVVAIRRIVESYREGGNWP; translated from the coding sequence ATGAGCGAAGCCAACCCGTTCGAGAGCCTCCAGGAGCAGGTCGACGACGCGGCGGCGTATCTCGACGTCGACGAGGACGTCATCGGCCGGCTGAAGCACCCCGAGCGCGTCCTGGAGTTGACTCTCTCCGTCGAGTTGGACGACGGCACCTTAGAGCAGTTCAGGGCCTTCCGCTCGCAGTTCAACGGGGACCGCGGCCCGTACAAGGGCGGCATTCGCTACCACCCGAACGTCACCCGCGACGAGGTCAAGGCGCTCTCGGGGTGGATGGCCTACAAGTGCGCCGTGGTCGACATCCCCTACGGCGGCGGGAAGGGCGGTATCGTCGTCGACCCCAGGGAGTACTCGACCAACGAGCTCGAACGGCTCACGCGCTCGTATGCGACCGAACTCCGCCCGTTCGTCGGTCCCGAGCGCGACATCCCCGCGCCGGACGTCAACACCGGCCAGCGCGAGATGAACTGGTTCAAGGACACCTACGAGACGCTCGAACGGACCACGGCGCCGGGCGTGATCACCGGCAAGGCCAAGTCCTCCGGCGGGAGCGCGGGCCGCATCGAGGCGACCGGGCGCTCCGTGATGCTCGCCGCGCGCGAGGTGTTCGACTACCTCGGCACCGACATCGAGGGCGCCACCGTCGCCGTCCAGGGCTTCGGGAACGCCGGGTCGGTCGCCGCGACACTCATCGACGACCTCGGCGCGTCCGTCGTCGCGGTCTCGGACTCCTCGGGCGCGATCTACGACCCGGACGGGCTCGACCCCCGCGCGGTGAAGTCCCACAAGGCCGAGACCGGCTCGGTCTCCGACTACGGGGACGCCGAGGCGAAGACGAACGAGGAACTGCTCACGCTCGACGTCGACCTCCTGGTGCCGGCCGCCCTGGAGAACGCCATCGACGGCGACCTCGCCCGCGACGTCCGGGCGGACGTGATCGTCGAGGCCGCGAACGGGCCGCTGACGCCCGACGCCGACGACGTCCTCACCGAGCGCGACGTCCACGTCGTGCCGGATATCCTCGCGAACGCCGGCGGCGTGACGGTCTCGTACTTCGAGTGGGTGCAGAACCGCCAGCGCTTCCCCTGGACCGAAGCGCGGGTGAACGACGAACTCGAATCCGTCATCACGAGCGCCTTCGACGAACTCGTCGACGCCTTCGAGTCCCACGACGTCCCGAACCTCCGGACCGCGGCCTACGTGGTCGCCATCCGGCGGATCGTCGAGTCGTACCGCGAGGGCGGCAACTGGCCCTGA
- a CDS encoding IclR family transcriptional regulator, translated as MTKKANHPVRTTEKTLELIEVLDTDDGFRLSELEERLDMSKSGIHNHLSTLREHGYVEKHGDEYALSLKFLSLGGHVRSRSPLYRHGRAKIDQLADDTGMLANLATEENGRAVYLYQSRGRYAVNLDTHVGFRLRLHNVGIGKAILASLPRERVEEIIDQWGLPEATENTITDREELFAELDEIRERGYATDDEERTEGLTCIGAPVKLGGEVLGAISISAPTKRLGNAGFDDDITAEVESTAHELALDIKYARQ; from the coding sequence ATGACGAAGAAGGCGAACCATCCCGTCAGGACGACCGAGAAGACCCTCGAACTGATCGAGGTCCTCGACACCGACGACGGGTTCCGCCTGAGCGAACTCGAAGAGCGGCTCGATATGAGCAAAAGCGGGATCCACAACCACCTCAGCACGCTTCGGGAGCACGGCTACGTCGAAAAGCACGGCGACGAGTACGCGCTCAGCCTCAAATTCCTCTCGCTCGGCGGCCACGTCCGCAGCCGCTCGCCGCTGTACCGACACGGCCGGGCGAAGATCGACCAGCTCGCCGACGACACCGGAATGCTGGCGAACCTCGCGACCGAGGAGAACGGCCGGGCGGTCTACCTCTATCAGTCCCGCGGTCGCTACGCCGTCAACCTCGACACCCACGTCGGCTTCCGCCTCCGCCTCCACAACGTCGGGATCGGGAAGGCCATCCTCGCGTCGCTCCCGCGCGAGCGCGTCGAGGAGATCATCGACCAGTGGGGCCTCCCGGAGGCCACGGAGAACACGATCACCGACCGCGAGGAGCTGTTCGCCGAGCTCGACGAGATCCGGGAGCGCGGCTACGCGACCGACGACGAGGAGCGCACCGAGGGCCTCACCTGCATCGGCGCGCCGGTGAAGCTCGGCGGGGAGGTGCTGGGCGCGATCAGCATCTCCGCGCCGACGAAGCGTCTGGGGAACGCCGGCTTCGACGACGACATCACCGCCGAGGTCGAGAGCACCGCCCACGAGCTCGCGCTCGACATCAAGTACGCCCGACAGTAG
- a CDS encoding amidohydrolase family protein, with the protein MPEIVDGYTHILTEHFFEELTDRFGFQGLSGRPEFLWDVEQRKQDMDDYGVDKQVITLALPTLFQGMDHDLALEITKLANDEVRRLADEHPDDFIPVATLPKVSEEFMAEFERCVDDLDMQGVQIFSNIDGKPLDHETFWPLFEEAEATDTPLWIHPQLWEWYDWASEYMEHRLFGWPFDTTLALSRLVFGGVMEEYPDLEIVSHHGGGMVPFYGSRIEMFYQQRQAYPENYPEFHENSAPLSRPAEEYFKKFNADAAVSGSTPALECAASFFNDGNVVFGTDYPFSPERGRRTIDVTIDAVDEMDVDDGMREDIFAGNLYDLID; encoded by the coding sequence ATGCCGGAAATCGTCGACGGGTACACCCACATCCTGACGGAGCACTTCTTCGAGGAGCTGACCGACCGATTCGGCTTCCAGGGGCTCTCGGGCCGCCCCGAGTTCCTCTGGGACGTCGAGCAGCGGAAGCAAGATATGGACGACTACGGCGTCGACAAGCAGGTCATCACGCTCGCTCTTCCCACATTGTTCCAGGGGATGGACCACGACCTCGCCTTGGAGATCACGAAGCTCGCCAACGACGAGGTCCGCCGGCTCGCCGACGAGCACCCCGACGACTTCATCCCGGTCGCGACGCTGCCGAAGGTGAGCGAGGAATTCATGGCCGAGTTCGAGCGCTGCGTCGACGACCTCGATATGCAGGGGGTCCAGATCTTCTCGAACATCGACGGCAAGCCGCTCGACCACGAGACGTTCTGGCCGCTCTTCGAGGAGGCTGAGGCCACCGACACGCCGCTGTGGATCCACCCCCAGCTGTGGGAGTGGTACGACTGGGCCTCCGAGTATATGGAGCACCGCCTCTTCGGGTGGCCGTTCGACACGACCCTGGCGCTCTCCAGACTGGTGTTCGGCGGCGTGATGGAAGAGTATCCCGACCTGGAGATCGTCTCCCACCACGGCGGCGGGATGGTCCCCTTCTACGGCAGCCGCATCGAGATGTTCTACCAGCAGCGGCAGGCCTACCCCGAGAACTACCCCGAGTTCCACGAGAACAGCGCGCCGCTCTCCCGGCCCGCCGAGGAGTACTTCAAGAAGTTCAACGCCGACGCGGCCGTCTCGGGTTCGACGCCCGCCCTGGAGTGCGCGGCGTCGTTCTTCAACGACGGCAACGTCGTCTTCGGGACCGACTACCCCTTCAGCCCCGAGCGCGGCCGGCGGACGATCGACGTCACCATCGACGCGGTCGACGAGATGGACGTCGACGACGGCATGCGAGAGGACATCTTCGCCGGGAATCTCTACGACCTGATCGACTGA
- a CDS encoding 2-keto-4-pentenoate hydratase yields the protein MPLSQDEIDSLATRLYDAYDEKEPIPPLSDDTEITTEEAYQIQFEVFDRLSAGGREEVVGHKLGLVSEAKQEQLGIPEPIFGYVAHETVLENEPVVVDEMISPRIEAEIGFVLDEDLEPPVSTMDILAATRAVVPVVEILESRFQGWSIPSAQDVIADLTSAGKVIVGEQHRDVTDLDLKMEGVAVSVNGEVEATGLGADIMGNPARPVAWLADRLDDVDDHLREGELVMSGGITAAIDMEPGDLYSIEFTNLGTMEVRAE from the coding sequence ATGCCACTCAGTCAGGACGAAATCGACAGCCTCGCGACGCGGCTCTACGACGCCTACGACGAGAAGGAGCCCATCCCGCCGCTGAGCGACGACACCGAGATCACCACCGAGGAGGCGTATCAGATCCAGTTCGAGGTGTTCGACCGACTCAGCGCGGGCGGCCGCGAGGAGGTCGTCGGTCACAAGCTCGGCCTCGTCAGCGAGGCCAAGCAGGAACAGCTCGGCATCCCGGAGCCGATCTTCGGCTACGTCGCCCACGAGACCGTACTGGAGAACGAGCCCGTCGTCGTCGACGAGATGATCTCGCCGCGGATCGAGGCCGAGATCGGCTTCGTCCTCGACGAGGACCTCGAACCGCCGGTCTCGACGATGGACATCCTGGCCGCGACGCGCGCTGTCGTCCCCGTCGTGGAGATCCTGGAGAGCCGCTTCCAGGGCTGGTCGATCCCCTCCGCGCAGGACGTGATCGCAGACCTCACCTCCGCGGGCAAGGTCATCGTCGGCGAACAGCACCGCGACGTCACCGATCTCGACCTGAAAATGGAGGGCGTCGCGGTCTCGGTCAACGGCGAGGTCGAAGCGACGGGCCTCGGCGCGGACATTATGGGCAACCCCGCCCGTCCGGTCGCGTGGCTGGCCGACCGCCTCGACGACGTCGACGACCACCTCCGCGAGGGCGAGCTCGTGATGAGCGGCGGGATCACGGCCGCGATCGATATGGAGCCCGGCGACCTCTACAGCATCGAGTTCACCAACCTCGGCACGATGGAAGTCCGCGCGGAGTAA
- a CDS encoding aldehyde dehydrogenase family protein: MSEAELSQDISIDAFWNALYIDGEWESPGDRDRLDVTNPATGKKVTEVPAATAEDVDRAYEAAVSAQEEWEQVTPDERAAVVRRVADLIDEYEAEIREILAVESGAAKPRQDIEHGGTVTFVHDAASFAFRASGGHNQSKIPGKENIIQKEPVGVVGVISPWNVPLKLSIRAVAPAIALGNSVVLKPARETSISGGLLLARLFEEAGLPDGVLNVVTGKGSEAGDRVAAHPDSDVIAFTGSTPVGQLVGRNAVDHFAFPALELGGNNPHVVLEDADLDQAVAAGTFGSFWNQGQVCISINRHLVHESIYDEYVERLAERAAELEIGDPTDDDVVIGPIINEAQRDEMIEYVEETLDQGATLEAGGDYEDLFVEPTVLSDATNDMAAACNEHFGPIAPVIPFSDDEEAVELANATEYGLAASVHSEDRGRARDVADQIDAGMVHVNDQTVNVEPHVPFGGMKDSGMGRYNGEWIIDEFTEVKWTSVQREPREYLF, translated from the coding sequence ATGTCAGAAGCCGAGCTGTCCCAGGACATCTCCATCGACGCGTTCTGGAACGCCCTCTACATCGACGGCGAGTGGGAGTCGCCCGGAGACAGAGACCGACTGGACGTGACGAACCCCGCGACCGGCAAGAAAGTCACCGAAGTGCCCGCGGCGACCGCCGAGGACGTCGACCGCGCCTACGAGGCCGCGGTCTCGGCCCAGGAGGAGTGGGAGCAGGTAACCCCCGACGAGCGCGCGGCGGTCGTCCGGCGCGTCGCCGACCTCATCGACGAGTACGAGGCGGAGATCCGAGAGATCCTGGCGGTCGAAAGCGGCGCCGCCAAGCCCCGACAGGACATCGAACACGGCGGGACGGTCACCTTCGTCCACGACGCGGCGTCCTTCGCGTTCCGCGCCTCCGGCGGCCACAACCAATCGAAGATCCCCGGCAAGGAGAACATCATCCAGAAGGAGCCTGTCGGCGTCGTCGGCGTGATCTCGCCGTGGAACGTCCCGCTGAAGCTCTCGATCCGCGCGGTCGCGCCCGCGATCGCGCTCGGCAACAGCGTCGTGCTCAAGCCCGCCCGCGAGACGTCGATCTCCGGCGGCCTGCTCCTGGCGCGGCTCTTCGAAGAGGCCGGCCTCCCCGACGGCGTCCTCAACGTCGTCACCGGCAAGGGCTCGGAGGCCGGCGACCGGGTCGCCGCCCACCCCGACAGCGACGTCATCGCCTTCACGGGCTCGACGCCTGTCGGCCAGCTCGTCGGCCGGAACGCCGTCGACCACTTCGCGTTTCCCGCGCTCGAACTCGGCGGCAACAACCCCCACGTCGTGCTGGAGGACGCCGACCTCGACCAGGCGGTCGCCGCCGGGACCTTCGGCTCCTTCTGGAACCAGGGGCAGGTCTGCATCTCGATCAATCGCCACCTCGTCCACGAGTCGATCTACGACGAGTACGTCGAGCGCCTCGCCGAGCGCGCCGCGGAGTTGGAGATCGGCGACCCGACCGACGACGACGTCGTCATCGGGCCGATCATCAACGAGGCCCAGCGCGACGAGATGATCGAGTACGTCGAGGAGACCCTCGACCAGGGCGCGACCCTCGAAGCCGGCGGCGACTACGAGGACCTCTTCGTCGAGCCGACGGTCCTCTCGGACGCGACGAACGATATGGCCGCCGCCTGCAACGAGCACTTCGGCCCGATCGCGCCCGTCATCCCCTTCTCCGATGATGAGGAGGCGGTCGAGCTCGCCAACGCCACTGAGTACGGCCTCGCGGCCTCCGTCCACTCCGAGGACCGCGGCCGCGCCCGCGACGTCGCCGACCAGATCGACGCCGGGATGGTCCACGTCAACGACCAGACGGTCAACGTCGAGCCGCACGTCCCCTTCGGCGGGATGAAGGACTCGGGGATGGGCCGCTACAACGGCGAGTGGATCATCGACGAGTTCACCGAAGTCAAGTGGACCTCGGTCCAGCGCGAGCCCCGCGAGTACCTGTTCTGA
- a CDS encoding acetaldehyde dehydrogenase (acetylating) — MSLDAAIVGPGNIGTDLMYKILDRGENIDLQRMVGIFPVEESEGLQAAVDEGVDVGTEGIDSIKEHADEIDLVFEATSASIHEQHAPVYDELDLFAVDLTPAAVGPYTVPVVNVDEVVAGGHENVNMVTCGGQATIPIVHAVDRVASVEYAEMTSHIASKSAGPGTRKNIDKFTQTTSAGLEEVGGADEGKAIITLNPAEPPIMMRNTVYTMVDGSTDVDEVHDSVDDVAEEVRSDVPGYEITLEPTVKDQDDVAFDLGDSVILTTMIEVEGEGQHLPPYAGNLDIMTSAALGTAERVAAKSVEADVAGGVGDD; from the coding sequence ATGTCGTTAGATGCAGCGATCGTCGGTCCGGGTAACATCGGCACCGACCTGATGTACAAGATCCTCGATCGGGGGGAGAACATCGACCTCCAGCGGATGGTCGGGATCTTCCCGGTCGAGGAGAGCGAGGGGTTGCAGGCCGCCGTCGACGAGGGCGTCGACGTCGGGACCGAGGGCATCGACAGCATCAAAGAGCACGCCGACGAGATCGACCTCGTCTTCGAGGCCACGAGCGCGAGCATCCACGAGCAGCACGCGCCGGTCTACGACGAACTCGATCTCTTCGCGGTCGACCTCACGCCGGCGGCCGTCGGTCCCTACACCGTCCCGGTCGTCAACGTCGACGAGGTCGTCGCCGGCGGCCACGAGAACGTGAATATGGTCACCTGCGGCGGCCAGGCAACGATCCCGATCGTCCACGCGGTCGACCGCGTCGCGAGCGTCGAGTACGCGGAGATGACCTCCCACATCGCCTCGAAGAGCGCCGGCCCGGGGACCCGAAAGAACATCGACAAATTCACCCAGACGACCTCGGCCGGGCTGGAGGAGGTTGGCGGCGCCGACGAGGGCAAGGCGATCATCACGCTCAATCCGGCTGAGCCGCCGATTATGATGCGGAACACCGTCTACACGATGGTGGACGGCAGCACCGACGTCGACGAGGTACACGACTCGGTCGACGACGTCGCCGAGGAGGTCCGCTCGGACGTCCCCGGCTACGAGATCACACTCGAACCGACAGTCAAAGACCAAGACGACGTCGCCTTCGACCTCGGCGACTCGGTCATCCTCACCACGATGATCGAAGTCGAGGGCGAGGGCCAGCACCTCCCGCCCTACGCGGGCAACCTCGACATTATGACCAGCGCAGCACTCGGCACGGCGGAGCGCGTCGCAGCAAAATCGGTCGAAGCGGACGTCGCCGGAGGTGTCGGCGATGACTGA
- the dmpG gene encoding 4-hydroxy-2-oxovalerate aldolase, producing MTDADVRLVDMTLRDGMHAVDHQFTPEEMADVAAALEAAEMDVVEVSHGDGMGGSSINYGFSAATTEEYLDAVAPELDDTRLSVLMLPGIGTVEEIDMAIDRGADMCRIATHVTEADISEDHFTKVKDRGLEANGLLMLSHMAEPERVLEEAQLMEEYGADAVYVMDSAGALLPQDVRDRVGLLTEELDIEVGFHAHNNLGLGIGNTLAALDEGATTVDGCLRGLGAGSGNAQIEVLVGVLEKAGYDINPDFFGVMDAAEDVLVPMINDDEMPELDNDSLILGYAGVYSSFLRHTRRAAEKYDLDPREILIELGDMEVVGGQEDLITDVASRLADESGAAAEAAGDD from the coding sequence ATGACTGACGCCGACGTCCGGCTGGTCGACATGACCCTCCGCGACGGGATGCACGCCGTCGACCACCAGTTCACGCCCGAGGAGATGGCCGACGTCGCCGCGGCCCTGGAGGCCGCCGAGATGGACGTCGTGGAGGTCTCCCACGGCGACGGAATGGGCGGCTCCTCGATCAACTACGGCTTCTCTGCGGCCACTACCGAGGAGTACCTCGACGCCGTCGCGCCCGAACTCGACGACACGCGACTGTCGGTGCTGATGCTGCCCGGAATCGGCACGGTCGAAGAGATCGACATGGCGATCGACCGCGGCGCCGATATGTGCCGGATCGCGACCCACGTCACCGAGGCCGACATCTCCGAGGACCACTTCACCAAGGTCAAAGACCGCGGGCTGGAGGCGAACGGCCTGCTGATGCTCTCGCATATGGCCGAGCCAGAGCGCGTCCTCGAAGAGGCCCAGCTGATGGAGGAGTACGGCGCCGACGCCGTCTACGTGATGGACTCCGCGGGCGCGCTCCTGCCGCAGGACGTCCGCGACCGCGTCGGCCTCCTCACCGAGGAACTCGACATCGAGGTCGGCTTCCACGCCCACAACAACCTCGGCCTCGGGATCGGCAACACCCTGGCGGCGCTCGACGAGGGCGCGACGACGGTCGACGGCTGTCTCCGCGGCCTCGGCGCTGGCTCCGGCAACGCCCAGATCGAGGTGCTCGTCGGCGTGTTGGAGAAGGCCGGCTACGACATCAACCCCGACTTCTTCGGCGTGATGGACGCCGCCGAGGACGTCCTCGTGCCGATGATCAACGACGACGAGATGCCCGAACTCGACAACGACTCGCTCATCCTCGGGTACGCGGGCGTGTACTCCTCGTTCCTGCGGCACACGCGCCGCGCGGCCGAGAAGTACGACCTCGACCCCCGCGAGATCCTGATCGAACTCGGCGATATGGAGGTCGTCGGCGGGCAGGAAGACCTCATCACCGACGTCGCCTCGCGGCTGGCAGACGAAAGCGGCGCCGCCGCGGAAGCGGCCGGCGACGACTGA
- a CDS encoding VOC family protein produces MDVIHSAIWVSDIEETLDFYVGALGLEKTNEFVGGDDATNVYVRGESDTEIQFKHKEGHDLGEPQTARFDHLAIEVSDTDAEVERLQEETDTELLRGPLDSTGASARVAFITDPDGHVIELVEPRDDL; encoded by the coding sequence ATCGAGGAGACGCTCGACTTCTACGTCGGGGCTCTGGGACTGGAGAAGACGAACGAGTTCGTCGGCGGCGACGACGCCACGAACGTCTACGTCCGCGGCGAGAGCGACACGGAGATCCAGTTCAAGCACAAGGAGGGCCACGACCTCGGCGAGCCGCAGACCGCGCGGTTCGACCACCTCGCGATCGAGGTCTCCGACACCGACGCCGAGGTCGAGCGCCTCCAGGAGGAGACCGACACGGAACTGCTCCGCGGCCCGCTCGACTCCACGGGCGCGAGCGCTCGCGTCGCCTTCATCACCGACCCCGACGGTCACGTGATCGAACTGGTCGAGCCGCGGGACGACCTGTAG